Sequence from the Prionailurus bengalensis isolate Pbe53 chromosome A3, Fcat_Pben_1.1_paternal_pri, whole genome shotgun sequence genome:
AGGACTGATGGATTAACATCCTCAAGAGTTTCGGGCCCCCTGATTAAAAAGACCTGCTCATGCATGATTACTACAGGTCCTGAATAACCTGCTCCTGGGCCTTCAGCACCTTCCAGATCAGACCGCCAGGAGGTTTAGTGAACACGTCGGTGCTCCAGCTTCCCAGTGGCCCTTCTTCCTACTCTGTTCATGCAACCTTGAGCTTCTGGAATGCCAACTGTTTACTAGAGGTCACTCTTGGTGGATTAGCCTGTGGTGACTGTCTCTTGTCTCACTACTTCCTGAAAAGGAACTTTAAATTTATAATGGGCTCTGCTGGTCAAAagagcattttagaaaaatttgttGACGTGCAACTTTTCAGAACTCGTCTTGATAAAAGAGCTGTTGGCCTCCGTGAGCCCCAAGCTAGTAATGCTCAGATGAGGACTCCTGAGGTGCGGGTTTGGTTCCACATCGGGATGCCCGATATTCGTCGTGGGTGTCAGTGAAAATGTTCATGAAACATCAGACATCAAAGCTTAACGAAGATCACGGGATGTAAGAGCTAAAGAGTCCTGAGAGACCTGTAGGTTAAATCCCTAATTTCACCGATGGGAAAAGGAAGGGGACTTTCTCAAGGGAAAGAGAACAGACATCGGTTGTGTGTCTACAACCTGTGGTACACTGTACTAGGTACTTTATGTAGGTACTCATTCAATTTGCACatcttttaaataagaaaacggatgctcagagaggttaattaacttgccaaaggtcacacaggcCAGTAAAGATAAAAGAGCTtccttttgtaaaaattttttaaaatgtttatttatttttatgagagagagacagagtgcatgtgagggaggggcagagagagagagacagacagacacacacacacacacacacacacacacacacacacacacacagaatccgaagcagtctccgggctctggagcccaacgtggggctcaaacccatgagccctgagatcatggcttgagctgaagttggaagcttaaccgactgagccacccaggtgccccaaaagagcTTCCTTCTGTGTAAAACATATCTCAGAATAAACTAAACTTGACTTGGTAGGATAAacgtcctctctcttttctccctcttcctgctaCACCCTCTAAGAACTTCTGCCCTGCCCTGGAGAAGGTGGTTGTTTTCTCCACCCAGTTGTGTCTCCCGAGGGAAAAAGGCCCCTCCCCGAGGCAGCCCCTTACCTGTCTCTGAGTGGCAGCAAGCAGTCCTTCCCTTCAGCAGGGCACTGGGCTTCTCGTGCCGGCAGATGAGGGCCTGGCACCACTCACAGTGTTTCCGGACCTGGCAGCAGCTGCAGACACAGAGAACACGGGCTGGGTGGGAGCCTGGCAGGAGTGCTCGGCTGGTGCAGTGTCTGCCTAAAGAGCCTGCTGggcagctctgggctctgaaccGGCCTTCCTGTGGAGGCCTCTggagggacagacacacacagcagGCGGCCGAGTGTCTTGCAGGATGGTGTCTTTTGGGGGAAGAGGCCAGCTAACAAGAGCACCTGTTGGTCACTTCAAGGAACCGCCTCTGTTTGCACAGCTCTGCTCTGGGCTTTCAGGGCAACCTGACCACCCACCCGGTTGCTCTGTCCATAAAGCAGCAGTTGGGTGACTCCCTAAATGTAGTAATGGCCTCAGCACTGCTGTCAGGACTGGGACAAAGCAGCCACTTCAGGCTGGCAGGGCTGTGAGGGCTTGGGGAGGGGAATCGTCCATCAGTATTGCCAGCAGCATGGCTGAACTGACCCgtggaaagaatgaaagaatgagtcaTGAGTCTCTGTGGTTTTGAATCTCTCTCTGAGGACTAATACTCTCTAGTTTTGGCAAACCCAACCTCTTGGTGAACCTCTGTCACCCAGAGTCCTGAAGCATCAGAGTTATGAATGCTCCTGCCTTCTTCTGTGGGCAGGAATGAACAGTTTGCAGAGTTAGCATGAAAAAAGAGTCAGGGAGCCCAAAAGGAGGGCAGAGAAGCAAGCATGGAGTAAGACATTGATTACCTAGAGACACTTAGAGCTGTGTCCTGTGGGATACTGCAGAGGACTTTGTTTCTACTCATTCTAACCTTGACATGGGCATAATCCATGCATCCACCCACCGGGGCTGGGCAGGGTCTCCTGGTGGACATGGGCCCGGAGTCAAGTGAGAAAACGAGCCCGTGTTGCTGTGCTTCCCTCTTGGTACCTGGTGGCATCTCATGACCTCTACCCTAGGCCCTCTTTCCTGGTGCTGTCCTGGGAAGGCTACCAGGGCCCCCAAATCTTTGGGCAGCAGAGCCGAGAAGGAGCTCAAGACCTTTCCGCCCAACATACTTCTGTCACGGTGGTCAGAGCAGTCCGTCTCGGCATGGCGCCCTCCTGATCGTAGAGTCCAAGATCGGGAAGGATCTAGAGGATCTGATTACAGATCTACCAGAGACTGTTCTTTTGCAGTCAGCTAGCAGTGGGCTTACTCCAGTCACTGCCTAACAAGGAGCATCCATCCCAGGGCAGTGAGACCAAGGCCTCCGGGTCCCTCTGGCATGAGATAAGCTGGTCCCAACCAACTATGCACCTCAGGAGGGCCCCATGCCTAGGCAACCAGCAGCCTGGTTGGGGTGAGGGCTTGGTTTCTGGCTcagggattcttttttaaaatgtttatttattttgagaaaggcaggggaagagggagagaagaaaagagggggagggagagggagagggagaggcagagcgagggaatcccaagcaggctccacactgagtgtggagcccaatgcagggttcaaccTCACaaccatcatgacctgagccgaaatcaagagtcacttaactgactgagctacccaagcgcccctggcTCAGGGATTCCGACCTTGGTCTTTGGCAAGGATAGGCTgggaaaagacagaagagaggagggaCTGGCTGCCTCCTTGAGAATGAGACAGGCTGCCCAGGAATCCTAAATTGTCCCTGTCTTCAGAGAATCTGGCAAAATTGCTTTTAAATCCCTTTGAAGAAGCTCACGGAGGCACCAAATCTTGTTCCTAAGACTCTGGAACCCTCCTGGCCATAGAAATAGGACTATGGAAATGATGGGTGTGCACACAGCTAGTCATGAGAACTGTCATtgtgagtggcagagcctgggCTACGCCCCAGTCTCAACCAGAGCTGTCTGCCTACCACCTTTTCCAAGGCAGGCGAGAGTGGAACAGACACTGCTTGAAGTGGAAGGAAAGGCCAGCTCAATTGAACCTCATCCCTCACCACTTAATGCTGGCTTGGGCCAGGAGAAGGATGTGAAACTATGGCTCTGAGGGGCACTCCATTCACTGCCAGAACCAGGTTGCCCCAACAGcaacaaaccaataaataaacaGGACAGAGACTCATAATTATCTGTCCAAATTCCGGACAACCTTAGAGGGCTGAAGTCTGGCTTCCTTCATTAACACACAGCCGCTTACTCCAGCCTTTGCCGGAATGGCCCATCCACTAGTCTCTGCCATGAGTTAATCCACACCGAGCTGACTGGTAGCCTTTAGTTATTCTGTGGATTCCTTGTGCATATCCAATTAGATATAAATTCTCAGAGGACTTGCTCTGTGAATTAGAGGTCTCTAGATATTTCCAGGGAATAAATCTGGCCAGGGCCTGCGAATACAGGACTTGGGTGTCTGGCTTTGTGGAGCAGTCCCGTTGGGAGATACAGGCAAGCAAGTAGGCCCAAGAAAAGGGTGTCTACTGGCTCAGGAAGATGTTCTGGAAGAAGCAGGGCAGAAACTGAGTTTtggaagctgaggaggggcagagacatggAGAAGGGCTGTCACCAGCCTGTCAAAATAACAACCAAGACCTTTGACGTGGCTTTGGGATTTGCAAAGTGACTTTGGCGGAGAGGAAGCACCTCTGCCACTTGCTAAATGAGGCTGAGAGCCATTTCTAGTTCCTCTGGAACACCTGCACGTTGCTATCACAACTCTGAAGGCTCCAAACCCAACAGCAGGAGAGAGCACGTGCCTTTGCTTCTATGCCAGCTTCCAGCAATGTGCAGACTCACTGCTGGGGGACCTTCCCAGGATGTGTGTCCTTCACACAGCCTGGCTGTTACCCGAGTTCCTCTTGGCTTTGCTGACACCAGTCAGACACCACAGAATAAACCATGCCGAGGTGGCCCTGTTATCCGGGCATGCCGCAAATGTCCCGGAGAGGGCCTCGAACTTAGGGGCAGCAAATACTTACTGTATCAGCACACATGCGATGATGAGGACAGCCAGGGCCACGATGGAGACCACCACCAAGGCGGTGATGGCTTGCTTCTTCTGGCTGGCGGCCACCACAGCCAGGAGGTCGGCATGCTCACAGCGTGCACCAACATACCCAGAATGGCAGCTGGGGAAGAAAGGAATGTCAGCATGCTCTTCTGATGGAAGGTCTTGTTCCCCCATCTTCCCCTAGGAAGGCTGGGCCAGAGGGACCCAAAGCCCTAGGAAAAGCCCAAAGGggcccctccagcctctgctATTGGATGCAAAGGGATCAGCAAACTCCCTGCCATTTCCCTGAATGGGCACCTCTTCCTTGGAGAATGAGGAGTAACTAATCGGCTTGCTCATCTGTGGAAGCattcattattattgttaccaTGTCAGATGGTGGGCATAGAGAAGGCAGCAAACGTGTTCAGGACACGAAGTTCATTTTGGCAGTTCATAAAAATCCAGGTTATTTTTAAACTAAGTGTGTGTATTCAGAATTCGatggtgagagagagaacacacgctaacccagagggagacacaggctgtGGTTTGCTTTTTTATCCTCTTCATCACATTTAATTAGCCCTGCAAGCATTTACCCAGTGCCCGgcacacggggtgggggtgggggcgtacTCAAGTAGGGGCCGGTGCCACTCTCTGGGAAATGCAGGACTTGAGAAGCCACTAGTCTGCTTCTCATTTCCAACACCACCTGGCCTCATTCCACTGGAGGAGGATCAGTAAAGGGCACAAAAGAGGCCATGCTCTTGAACGTGCACATGGCCTGTGAAGGGCAATACTGACACAAGGGGATATTATTACTGGTGTTGCTAGTATCCAAGGGCTCTTTCGCTTCTGTAACAGCCTCCTCCTGTGTGCAGAAGGCTGTTGCTACTCCTTCCATATATATAACTCTTGCTTATGctaacctccccaccccctcaatcCTGGGGCAGCCACAAGTGGTTCTTGGAGGACGAACCCTCAGGAAAGGTTCTAGTCATAAGGAAAGGATGCTCATTTTCTGATGAAggcatttttcccccctccaagCATAGGGTTCTTCTCAACAGAAGATACTTTGCTTAGGTACAGGTCCCTTTGTTCGGgtgattttgttattataaagaaaatggtTGATCACCATCGTCTTCTCAGGTGGGGAAGTTTCCTTCCCACAGGGGACTTCCCCAAGAGTAGCCCTGCACCAAACATCACACACTggatttaaagttttgttttggtttccccCCCAGCCATGGCAATGAtagctgtaaatttttttttttttttcccaagagtcTACCTTTTGATGAAGTAGTCagtctctctccttcacttttaGATTTAAAGGCCTTTGAAgaacaaggagaaataaaaggggaTTAAGGGTTCTGGTTGCCTGCTATTGTGCCCAGGGCCAGCCCCAGGGGTGTTACATTTGTGGTTCCCCTACACCTGGACTCCTGGGCCACCAGACCCCAGATGCCAGAGGGATCCTTGGGGCCACAGGATAAACACAGTATCTTTTTCTGGAACACAGGTTTTGCTCAATGTTAACAAAAATGTAACAATTTTCATGTTAAAGGAACAGGTAGTGTAGAGTTTAAGATTTGTGCCAAACAGGAGATGCTGCGAAAATTGTTGGTTAAGGCTTCACCCTGAACTACCACAGCATAGAAGCTTGTCTCTAGCACTGCTTAATGGAAAAGTCTTTTGTGGGGGCTCTTTGTCCCATAGCCCACTTGTTATATACCTTtcttaaagggtttttttttttttcagtttgaattcAGGCCCTTGCTTTTCTGTTAAGGGTTATTGTACATTTCACCTACGTTTTCCCATTTAATCCTTGCACAGAAAAGTCAAAGTCATTTGCCTGTGTCACACtgctagacaagagagagaaattcACACCCAGGTCTGTTTAGCCCAGAGTCTGGATTCTTGCTCATTCATCAGGCTGCTTCCCCCCACATACTCAAAAGGGATTGGGGTAAGAATGCCACAGGTTAAGCTCTTGATCAAACGTGCCTTTTGGTTTAGGCTCCAATCTTGAAAAGGTAAAAGAGATTTGAAGTTTTCGGTTCAACAAAGGTGCAAGTAAAGAAGCTGAGGAGGGCCAACTAGGACACAGGGCACCATGTAGGGTTCTCTACAGACCCGAGGACAAGAGAGCAGCCTCCAGATGCAGGAGGGACAAAGTTGTAGAGGGGGGTCTCTAGCAAGACTTTCCTTAAAAAGGATCTAGATCACAGGACTCTTGACTGTCCCAGACCTGGGCTGAGGGAGGAGACTGAGGGCCTGTGGGCCAGGgacaggtttttgtttggttttaataacaaaattatgTGAAGGTCAAAATCAAGAAACAGCTCAACCTGTGGGCTGTGGAGAAAACAAAGGCACTGGCCCCTTCCCACTGGGGGAAGCAGACAGTGGACTGGACCGGAGGCTGATGGGCTAAGCAACAGTGGAGGTGCCGCATAGATCAAAGCTGTCAGCATCCGGAGAGAACCCTGTATGGGGTCCCTGTTCCAGCCTGATCTTCAGTTTTCACCCTGCACCCAGATGGCTCCCTGTGGACTTCCACTTTTTGGTATTTGACACCCCCTCTCTGCAGGGCCTGAATCCTCTCCACTTTATCTCCCATAACCTAGGTTCCAGCCGACCCAagatgcgcccccccccccccagcccagtgTCAAATAAACCAGTGCCGGGCATATAGGCACATGGACATACCTGCCTGATCTATGCATGATCACCTACCACTCTCCACTTGCCCATCTCACCTCCTGCCACCTTCTCTGACTGGAATGTTATTCCTCACTCTCCCCATCAGACTCGGTCTCAAAGATCACATTCTCCGAAAAGGTAATTTACAGACTCATTCCTTCACCCAGTCACCCATACATCCGTTTGCCTTATCTCTTTGCATGGATCTAACTTCGCCTCTTCTGAACGCCGTCAGAATCACTGCCCTCCCCACCAGCCTCACTTCAGGTCAGTCTCTGTGCTCCTTCGGGCAAGACCCAGGTCTACAAAGACTGGTGAACCACTGAACAGGAGGGGGCTGAGGAGGTTGGGCCTTGGGGTCAACTGTTACATTCCTCCTTGGGACTTGCAGCCGAGCCAATGGGACGTCTACAGACAGGTGTTTATGCTGCTTCCTCCCAGGGCAGTGCAGTGAGGATCTGTGTAACTATCTGTGAGAGGTCCAGGCTAAGCACGCCTATTTCCGAAATAGTCCTACTCTGACCTGCAGGCCCTTGGGAGAGAAGGATTCTAACACCTTCACAACCACTTGGTTCTGCAAACCTTACGGATTAACACATCAATGCTGGGGACTCCAAGAAAACCTGTTTAAATAAACGAGCGGCAGCCAAGCGCTAATTACAACACACACCATTTATTGCAGGCACAGTGCCAAACTTCCATATGAATCCATCTCTCTTATTCCCAACAATCACAGCTGCATGTGAGGTCAGCGTTGCTAGTTACcttctttacagatgaggaaacaggggcTTCTGGGTTTAAAAACTAACAATCTCAACCACGAAGGCTACCTTTCTAGGGTAATGCAGACTGGTCTGGAAGATACTCTGGGACAGTGATTTCGTGACAAGCTCACAAACCTCACTGCAAAAAGGCCAGGTTGCTCACTCCCCTGTAAAGAGGGCTCCTTGCTGTGGTGTGGCAAGGTGCCAAGATGCCCCCAGACGGTGTCGTCTTAACTCACTAAGAAAGGTAACTCTTTGGAACATTTCCCATTTGTGTGCTGGGCCCTTCACAACCAGCCCTGCCTCAAAAACACCCCTGGCAGGGGTCCTAGCCCACCGGGAAACTCTTCATGCCAACAGGAATGCCCCAGTCACCTAGTGTCACGGCTGCAAACACTCACATTTCAGTCTCATTGAATTAGGGAGCCCAATGTGCCTATGAACGAAAACTTCTCCAGCGAGGCACAGGAGGCACACGGGTTGCTGCCTAACAGGCGAGACTCTAGGTCATGGCCTAGGTGAGCTCTGAGAATAGCAGATCTTAGCCCCAGGCAGCACGACTGCAGCTGGGAGGCAGAATAACCTGTGGTTCAGATCCTTGGGCTTTACCCAAGATCAGAATTTCTCTGAAAATGGGTGTTTTGAAGAAAAGGCCAAAGGTAATTCTGATGAAGCCAGAGTTGAGAGCCACCATGAAGGTTTTATTAGTGACATCGACTTTGGCCACCCACTGGAATTGCCTGGGGAACTTGAAAAAATCCTGATGTCCAGGCCACACCCTAGACCAACTGTATCAAAATCTCTGGGAGTAAGGCCTgagtattagtatttttttttttaatttttttttcaacgtttatttatttttgggacagagagagacagagcatgaacaggggaggggcagagagagagggagacacagaatcggaaacaggctccaggctctgagccatcagcccagagcctgacgcggggctcgaactcccggaccgcgagatcgtgacctggctgaagtcagacgcttaatcgactgcgccacccaggcgccccaagtattagtatttttaaagctcctcGATGATTCCCCTGGGCAGCTAAAGTTGAGAGCCACAATTGAGAATTTTTGGCCTTGAGATTGCGGGAggttctttctcctccccagtcGTTGGTAGTAATGGGGATGCTTCACAGTTGCTTTTTAtaaggtggggaaaaagaaaaggtttggtgacatacctttttttttttttttttaacttcccaaGCTTCTACTGATACCCGACTTAATTATGCCCATTATTTTAGGTACAAGTCACATAAGGAGGGGAAGAGTCATCTCACCTGGTTGCAAATGAATCATGCTTGACTCAGTTAAGGTCCTGTACTTTACCTCAAGTAGGCCTTGGTTCCCACCTGACTACACAGTACAATCACCAGGGAAGATTTGGAAAATGCCAAGGCCAAGGTCACACCCCCAGAAATGCCCATCCAAGTGGAGTGGGCACCCAGGTGATTCGAATGTGCATCCAGGCCTGAGAACCACTGAGGTAGAACTATTATTTAAGTACACAATCAAGAACCAACAACTCAAAACCTACTATTTCTAAGTCTCCTTTGTCCTTGCCTCCTTCTGGGCATTGCCCCAGGATGGTGGCTATAAAATGGGCCCCCTCCTATCAGGCGCAGGAGAAATGGGAGATGCTGTCCCCCTGTTTAAGAAAGGAATCTGAATAAAATAGGAGTCATTTTATCACAAGGGTGGAATGGAAAATGTGTAAGACTGAACACGTCCTTACATCATTTGACCGATTTCATCTGTCTAGAGTAGGTTCTGCCAAACTCAAGATTGTGGAATGCTGTTTTGTCTTCATAATTCTGAAATGAGGCTCTGGGATCCCATTCAGGCTATTTCCCCCAAATAAGAACCCAAATGAAAGAAgtatacaagaaagaaagagtgccACATAGAAGGGAAAAGGAGCCATTGTGGCTGGAGAAAAAGGCAATGTGCTCCAGCCAGGTGGATCCCCAAggccttttcattttggttaCTAAGTCAAGAATGCTTTGGTACTTTTCACAGGAGCAAATTGTGGCTGTGGGCCTCTCCGTCTGAACAAGAAGAATGACATTATCCATGATACGCCTTTCTTTCTCCTGTGCTGCGGGCTTTAAGGCCTTCTGGTCCCCACGAGTTGCTAAGTTTTCCCCCTAAGTTCCTGTTTTGCCTGGTTCACAGGGCCCttttacaattttcaaaaaaatataataatgcatATAGAGTTATgctcttaaatttttcttaaaaaaatttctccaaCTAGAAAAGGAATGTGTCTACGCAAATTGGAAAGCACataaataacaaagcagaaaagtaaaAGCTCACATTGTTGCCCACCTCCCCAAATTGCAAACTGACATGTTTCTTTTTGAACTATTTCTCTGTACTTTTAAAcacagttttggggttttttgtgttttgtttgttttacaattttGTGTCAGTATCTCATCTCCTATCTCCTTACTATTTTGCTGTCATAAGAGAATTGCAAGTCATTTCAAATGTTGTGCAGTAATATACGTGCACAGTTCGCTTCACCAAACCCTTACCATTTAGGCAGTCTCCAATTATGATAGCATAAATACTGTCAGGTGATTACCTTAAGGTACACACTTTGTTTGCATTTGAGATTGTTTCCTCAGGATAGGGTCCCACGCGAGGGCACAACATGGTACAGACTTTGGAGCCAAAttttcctgggttcaaatctcaaccCCCACTTGAATGCCTGTGTGACCCTCAGcaaattacttagcctctctgtgccacTGATTCTGCATCTTTAAAATAGGATAGTAAAACTTACGGAGTTGTTATAAGCACTTCACAAGATTGTGACGTGTCTGACACAAGTGCTGTGTAAGtgctaaaaa
This genomic interval carries:
- the TGFA gene encoding protransforming growth factor alpha isoform X2 gives rise to the protein MVPSAGQLALLALGLLLAVCQALENSTSALSDPPVAAAVVSHFNDCPDSHSQFCFHGTCRFLVQEDKPACVCHSGYVGARCEHADLLAVVAASQKKQAITALVVVSIVALAVLIIACVLIHCCQVRKHCEWCQALICRHEKPSALLKGRTACCHSETVV
- the TGFA gene encoding protransforming growth factor alpha isoform X1 — its product is MVPSAGQLALLALGLLLAVCQALENSTSALSADPPVAAAVVSHFNDCPDSHSQFCFHGTCRFLVQEDKPACVCHSGYVGARCEHADLLAVVAASQKKQAITALVVVSIVALAVLIIACVLIHCCQVRKHCEWCQALICRHEKPSALLKGRTACCHSETVV